From the Nostoc sp. PCC 7107 genome, the window GGGTGTAGGTATTACAAAGCCCTACACCCATATACCCAGCCTTGTAATATTGCTTATCGCAAATTAGCTGGTACTTCTTTTGGCACTACCCAATAGTAAATAGTCTTTCCATCTACTTGTAGTGTTTGTTGTGGTTTCCAGTCGCCCATATCAAAAGCGTGAGAAACAATTCTGGTACCCGGTTTGAGTTTTAATAATTCGGGGCGAAGTTTTTGGTTAACTTCGGGTAGTAGATACAGTGTGATGACAGTCGCTTCACTCAAATCAGTTTGGAATAAATCTTGCTGACGGAATTTTACTCGGTCTGTGACTCCGGCTTTTTGGGCGTTGGCGTTAGCTTCTTGAATCCGTTCGGGATTAATATCTATACCTACGCCGCGTGTACCATACTTTTGTGCTGCTGTCACGACAATTCGGCCATCACCACTCCCCAGGTCATAAAGCACATCATTTTTACCTACCTTGGCTACTTGCAACATAGCATCAACTACAGGCTGTGGTGTTGGTACATAAGGAACATCACCAGGGCGTTCTTGAGGTTGTGTTGTTGTCGGTGCTTCAGTTTGAGCCGTTAAAATAGGCGGTTGCACTTCTGCTGCTGAATCTTGTTGTTGGGCGGTGCATCCGGCAATTGCCAAAGTGGTGACACTCACACCTGTAATTAATGAAAGCAGAATTTTTTTAAACATGAATCTACTCCTAAAGCAAAAATAGGTGAATGTTGAATGAATTACGTTCTATTTTGGCGGTAACGATTCCACAGCAATAGCGGAATACCTGCGGCTACAACTAAAACCCCCACACCAGCGCCCACTCCGGTATACGCCAAGCTGGAATAAAGTAAGTAGCCGCACATCGCACAAAATAATAATGGTGTCAAGGGATAAAATGGGACGCGGAATGGTCGCTGAATTTGCGGTTCTCGGTGGCGTAGCACTAGCAGCGAGATACCGGAAAGTAAAAAGAAAAACCAAAATATCGGGGCGGTATAGTCCACCATTGTTTCAAAGCCTTTGCGGGTGAACGTACCTAACAAAACCAACGCCAAAGCGATCGCAGCTTGCAATAATAAAGCATAACTAGGTGTGCTTGGACGTTGCCGCCAGTGTCCCATAAAACCGAAAATGGCAAAATCCTGTCCTAAAGCGTAATTAGTCCGCGCCCCAGTAAATAAAGTAGCGTTCAGTGCGCCCAAAGTGGAAACTGCAATCAACAAACTGATAAACCAAGCGCCCGGTTCACCCCAAAACGCCCGCATTAAATCAGCCGCTACAGCTTGGGAATTGGACATATTTGTTAACCCCAATCCCCGCAGATAAGCTAAATTAATTAGCAAGTAAATTACAGTAATTGTGCCAATACTCCAAAGCAGCGATCGCACAATATTGCGTTGACGATTTTGAATTTCGGCAGAAATATAAGCGGCTTCATTCCAACCGCCATAAGACAACAAGACAAACACCATTGCTAGTCCCCAAGTTCCTGTTGCGGTAGATTCTACAGCCGTGGGAGCATTTGGCGTAATAGTTAAGCCAATTAACACTACTAGCAACAAACCGAGAACTTTCGCCACCGTCAGTAAGTTTTGCGTCCACTTACCTTGTTGTAAGCCGATAATATTTAACGCAGTTAAGAATGCGATCGCCATTGCGGCATAAATCGAAGTTGAAAAGTTTCCTAACTGCCAAATTTGCGAAGCATAGTCACCAAAAACAAACGCCAATAAAGCAATTGAGCCAGTTTGAATCACTGTCATTCGCGCCCAAGCAAATAAAAAGGCAACTTCTCGCCCAAAGGCACGTTTGAGATAATAATAAACTCCACCTACATCAGGATATGTTGTGGCTAACTCTGCGTAGCACAATGCACCTACCAGAGAAACCAATCCCCCAATCAACCAAAACAGCAGTACAGCAAAACTGCTTCCTGCTTGGGTTGCTACTAAAGCAGGAGTTTCAAAAATTCCTGCACCAATTACAATACCGACAATCAACGCTACAGCATCTGATAGTGTCAGTGATGCCTTGGGTGCTGCTTCCGTAGTTGCTAAACCTTCAAGTAATTTGTACTTTTCATGTCTACTCACATCGACTCCTGCTCGGTATTGAGTGTAATGAGCAATGTTGTGAAAAAATATCAATTACTTTTGATAGTGCGGGATAAATATGACATAAAAGTGACAACCATCGTCATTTTTCATCTTTTGTGAATAATAAAGATCACCGACTTCTTAAAGAAGTCGGTGATCTGAAGTGCTTGATTTTTATTTACTCTTAAAGTGGCAATTTAATTTGAAATATAGAACCCTTATCTAGTTCGCTTTTTACACTCAGATGACCGTTATGTGCTTCAATAATCTGTTGAGCGATCGCTAATCCCAAACCAAAACTATTTGCAGAATTTGTTTGATGTTGTTCTACTCGATAAAACTGTTCAAAGATATGTGGTAAATCTGTTGCAGCAATTCCAATACCATTATCTTTTACTTCAATAATTGCCTGATTGTATTTAGTAAATAAACGTAACTCTACCAATCCCCCTGGCGGAGTATACTTACAGGCGTTACTCAGCAAATTAATCACAGCTAAACAGATTAATTCGTCATCTAAACGCACCATAATTGGAGATTCTGGTAAATCACTCTTGAGGTTTAAATGTTTAGCGGCAGTCTTCACTGATGGGGAGTTTAATACTTCCTTCAGTAAGTCTCTCAAGTCAATTTTTTTTAATGATTCTGGAGTTAAACACCCTGTGCGGCGTGCCAGAAATAATAAATTGCCAATCAATGTATTCATCGATTTAGCTACATCTGCAACTTTTTCTAGACGCAGATGTTTACTAGCACTATCTTCCATTGGGGCGAGTAAGCCAACTTGAGCATTACTCAAAATTGCCGCCAAAGGAGTGCGTAATTCATGGGAAGCATGGGCTGTAAAGCGTTCAAGTTGTCTGTAACTTAGTTGGATGGGTTGCATGGCTATGCCGCTGAGAAACCATCCAGTTAAACTTGTGATTCCTAAAGCAATGAATACCGTTGATATTAATAAAAGTAAAAATCTATCGAGTAATTCTTGCACACGAGTCATGGGCATTGCCATTTGCAGATAGCCAATTAATTCACCTTTATGCTTCACTGGCAAGGTAATTTCCCGTAACCAAATAACTCCATCTAAATTATCGATAATTTTTAATGTTTGATAGGCAAATGTTTGGTTTAATTGTTCTTGTGGCATCTGCCCAAAGTAACGTTTTAATTTGCCCTTGGGGTCGTACCAACGAGCATAAAAAATTTCACTATCTGCTGCTGGTGGGTTATTTCCTAACACTGGTAAATGTTTGAGAAATAATTTTTTTTCTCCTTGGTAAATTTTGTACTGTACACCTGCGGTAATTACTCTAGATTTTTTGTATAAAAATAGGTCAATAACCTCTAACTGCTGGACTGATTCTTGATAATAAAGAATCCCAGCAAAAATTACGAGAATGCTACCCATTGAGAGAGTGAACCAACTAGCCAAGTTACGGCGGCTACGGTTGAACATAACTCAAAAATTTAAACGTTATTTTTTTGATCAGGATTAAGACGATAGCCCATCCCATAAATAGTTTCTAGCCAATCTGCTACATCTAGCAACTGTAAACGCTGGCGCAAACGCCTGACTAAGGCTGTTGTTGCATTACTTTCTGGTTCACTACCCCATTCCCATAAAGCTTGTTCAATTTGATCGCGGCTTAAAACTTGATATGGATGACGCATCAAATATTCTAGTAACTGAAATTCGCGGGTAGATAACTCTACTTTTGTTTCATCGCGTTCGACAATCTGTGTGGAAATGTGCAATTTTAGATTTGCAAGTTGGAGTTCCTCACCTTGCCAAATAGGCGATCGCCTACCTAAAGCCCGCACTCGCGCTAATAATTCAAATAAATCTGTCGGTTTGACTAAATAATCATCTGCACCAGCATCTAAGCCCGTGACTTTTTCCGCAGTGGTATCTTTTGCCGTCAAAATCAATACAGGAGAGGTTTTCCCTGCTTGGCGATATTGCCGACATAAATCTAAGCCACTGATTTCTGGTAGCATCCAGTCTAATATCAATAAATCATAGTCTCGCTGGGTAATTGCCCACTGAGCGATCGCGCCGTTTTCTAAACCATCTACAATATGTCCAGCTTGAGACAATGCTGTTTGCAAGGGTTCTAATTGGGCTGTGTCATCTTCTACCAGGAGTATTCGCATGGTTAGGTAGTATCAGTTTTTCCACGCTTGATTGTAGGAAATCTGACTCAGTAAAACTTCTGCCATCAGTGAGATTTTTGCCAAACTAGATCATCAGCCACTGGATAGTAGGGGAGTTAACTTTCTGGCGATCGCTAAATTTGAAATTAATGCCAAGCCTAATTTACTACATCTTTCTATGTTAAAAAAATATCCCCTGTTCGGTTTGACAAACAGAGGATTGATGTATTTTTTTGTAAAAAAACTATTTAACCGACACAGCATCAACATCAACGGTTTTTGCATCCGAAGTAGCATCATTTGAAGTATTGGCGGCATTAGCAGTATTCACAGAAGTGTCTACACCTTTACGCGCTTTCCAACCTTCAAGCACTAGTCCAGAAACTTCACTAACTAAGAGTGTCATGAGCAGAACATCGTCAATTTGACCAACGATGGGAAAAATATCAGGAACAATATCAATAGGGCTGACAAAATAAACTAGTGTTCCTAAAATCACCCACCAGCGATACTTTGGGTTGCGAATTAAATTGCGATACCAAGTGTATACAGCTTCAATTGAAAATTTCATTTTTTAGCCCTCAAGTTACCTTTTATTTTGACAAATTCTGTTGATAATTTCCGGTGGGAATAACCGTCCTAAATTAGTCTGGAAGATGCTACACCAGATCATCCGTAATTGATAAACATTAATTTTTACTGTAAATGTTGAGTTCGCTGTTACCTGTGGGAATACTAGCTCACGAAGTATCAATTTTAATCTATCCAATGTTGGAGGATAGAATTTAAATGACTAGAACTGACTCTCGCAAAGTTAAAGCTTTTCCATTACAACTGGTGCTGATTATTCCCTTCGCCTTACAAATCTTTGGTGCAGTGGGTTTAGTGGGCTATTTGTCATTTAAAAATGGGCGACAAGCAGTCAATGACTTGGCAGATCAGTTAATGAACCGGACTAATGGTATAGTGCAGCAGCATCTGGATGCTTATGTATCTATCCCCCATAAGATTAACCAGATTAATGCTGATGCGATCGCAATGGGATTGTTAGATATACGCGATCGCAAAACTATGGGTAAGTATTTCTGGAAGGAAATGCAGGCCTACGATTTAACTTACATTGGTATGGGATTGACTACAGGTGAAGGGGTAGGTGCAGCCCGTTACGATGGCAAAACTGTCACAATTGACGATTGGTCGGCTAAACTACCCAACAATGGACGCAACTACGCCACAAATCAACAAGGCGATCGCATCCACATCAATAACTCATTTGAATACAACAACTTTAAAGAAACTTGGTATACAGAACCAATAAAAGCGGGTAAACCAATTTGGTCGCGCATTTACACCTGGAATTCACCTGATGGTGCTTATATCAGTGCTGCGACTGGTCGTCCCATATATGACGCAAATAAGCAGTTATTAGGAATGGTTGGTGCAGACATCCATTTATTAAAGTTAAGTGAATTTTTGCGGCGTTTGGATGTTAGCGATTTGGGACAGGTGTTTATTGTCGAACGAAATGGTATGTTAATTGCCAACTCTAGTAAACAAGAAACTTTTTTGGTAATTAATGGTGAAGTTAAGCGAGTCAAAGCTACACAAAGTCCCGATCCAATAGTTAAAAATACTGCTAAATATCTTGAACGGAAATTTAATGGATTCCAGTCAATTACTGCACAAAAAAAACTGCAATTGAAACTTCCGAAAGAAACACAATTTTTATATGTCACTCCTTGGAGCGATCAATATGGACTTGATTGGTTAGTAGTAGTGAATGTGCCAGAAAAAGCTTTTATGGCAAAGATTAGCACCAATACTCAAATTACAATATTGCTCTGTTTAGCCGCATTAGTTTTAGCAACTTTTATCGGTTATTTAACTTCTAATTGGGTTATCCAACCAATTTTGCGAATCAATCGTGCTAGTCAGGTAATGGCATCGGGCAACTTAGAACAGACTGTCAATATTAGCAAAATTGAAGAACTCAATACATTGGCTCAGTCTTTCAATTATATGGCTGAACAACTGCGTCAATCTTTTGCTGCTTTAGAAAATAGTAAAGCAGAATTAGAAGACCGAGTGGAAGAACGTACTACCGAGCTAAAAACAGCATTAAGCGAATTAACCCGCACCCAAGCACAAGTAATTCAAAATGAAAAAATGTCGAGTCTTGGTCAATTAGTTGCAGGAGTTGCCCATGAAATTAATAATCCAGTAAATTTTATTCATGGTAACATTACTCATCTGAGCGAATACACTCAAAATCTGCTTCAAATACTTCATCTTTACCAAGAATGCTATCCTAATAAAGACCCAAAAATACAAGCACTAGCTGAAGAAATTGATTTAGAGTTTTTGATAGAAGATTTAGATAAGATTCTGCCTTCAATGAAAATAGGAACTGAGCGAATTCGTAACATTGTGCTGTCGTTGCGAAATTTTTCGCGCATGGATGAAGCGGATTTTAAAACAGTTGATATTCATGAAGGTATTGAAAGCACATTATTGATTTTGCAATATCGCCTCAAAGACAAACCAGAATCGCCGGGGATTGAAGTTATTCGTGACTATGGCAATTTACCTGAAGTGGAATGCTATCCTGGACAACTCAATCAGGTTTTGATGAATATTTTGGTGAATGCGATTGATGCTTTGGAAGAGTCAAGTGTCAATACTCAAAATTCAACAGTGCAGAAACCACAAATTACTATTCGGACATCAGCTTGTGATAGTCGATGGGTAGAAATTGCGATCGCTGATAATGGAACAGGAATGCCAGAACAAGTAAAAAACCGCATTTTTGACCCCTTCTTTACTACTAAACCTGTGGGGAAAGGTACGGGTATGGGGATGGCGATTAGTTATCAAATCATTAGCGAAAAGCATCACGGCAAGTTAGATTGTTTCTCTACTCCCGGACAAGGAACTGAGTTTAGAATTCAAATTCCAGTGAAACAGTAGTACTAACAAAGTGCTAAATGTAAATAACCTGAGTTCGGGGTCAGCCCAAACC encodes:
- a CDS encoding cyclopropane-fatty-acyl-phospholipid synthase family protein; protein product: MFKKILLSLITGVSVTTLAIAGCTAQQQDSAAEVQPPILTAQTEAPTTTQPQERPGDVPYVPTPQPVVDAMLQVAKVGKNDVLYDLGSGDGRIVVTAAQKYGTRGVGIDINPERIQEANANAQKAGVTDRVKFRQQDLFQTDLSEATVITLYLLPEVNQKLRPELLKLKPGTRIVSHAFDMGDWKPQQTLQVDGKTIYYWVVPKEVPANLR
- a CDS encoding APC family permease; protein product: MSRHEKYKLLEGLATTEAAPKASLTLSDAVALIVGIVIGAGIFETPALVATQAGSSFAVLLFWLIGGLVSLVGALCYAELATTYPDVGGVYYYLKRAFGREVAFLFAWARMTVIQTGSIALLAFVFGDYASQIWQLGNFSTSIYAAMAIAFLTALNIIGLQQGKWTQNLLTVAKVLGLLLVVLIGLTITPNAPTAVESTATGTWGLAMVFVLLSYGGWNEAAYISAEIQNRQRNIVRSLLWSIGTITVIYLLINLAYLRGLGLTNMSNSQAVAADLMRAFWGEPGAWFISLLIAVSTLGALNATLFTGARTNYALGQDFAIFGFMGHWRQRPSTPSYALLLQAAIALALVLLGTFTRKGFETMVDYTAPIFWFFFLLSGISLLVLRHREPQIQRPFRVPFYPLTPLLFCAMCGYLLYSSLAYTGVGAGVGVLVVAAGIPLLLWNRYRQNRT
- a CDS encoding cell wall metabolism sensor histidine kinase WalK; the encoded protein is MFNRSRRNLASWFTLSMGSILVIFAGILYYQESVQQLEVIDLFLYKKSRVITAGVQYKIYQGEKKLFLKHLPVLGNNPPAADSEIFYARWYDPKGKLKRYFGQMPQEQLNQTFAYQTLKIIDNLDGVIWLREITLPVKHKGELIGYLQMAMPMTRVQELLDRFLLLLISTVFIALGITSLTGWFLSGIAMQPIQLSYRQLERFTAHASHELRTPLAAILSNAQVGLLAPMEDSASKHLRLEKVADVAKSMNTLIGNLLFLARRTGCLTPESLKKIDLRDLLKEVLNSPSVKTAAKHLNLKSDLPESPIMVRLDDELICLAVINLLSNACKYTPPGGLVELRLFTKYNQAIIEVKDNGIGIAATDLPHIFEQFYRVEQHQTNSANSFGLGLAIAQQIIEAHNGHLSVKSELDKGSIFQIKLPL
- the rppA gene encoding two-component system response regulator RppA, with amino-acid sequence MRILLVEDDTAQLEPLQTALSQAGHIVDGLENGAIAQWAITQRDYDLLILDWMLPEISGLDLCRQYRQAGKTSPVLILTAKDTTAEKVTGLDAGADDYLVKPTDLFELLARVRALGRRSPIWQGEELQLANLKLHISTQIVERDETKVELSTREFQLLEYLMRHPYQVLSRDQIEQALWEWGSEPESNATTALVRRLRQRLQLLDVADWLETIYGMGYRLNPDQKNNV
- a CDS encoding YkvA family protein → MKFSIEAVYTWYRNLIRNPKYRWWVILGTLVYFVSPIDIVPDIFPIVGQIDDVLLMTLLVSEVSGLVLEGWKARKGVDTSVNTANAANTSNDATSDAKTVDVDAVSVK
- a CDS encoding ATP-binding protein gives rise to the protein MTRTDSRKVKAFPLQLVLIIPFALQIFGAVGLVGYLSFKNGRQAVNDLADQLMNRTNGIVQQHLDAYVSIPHKINQINADAIAMGLLDIRDRKTMGKYFWKEMQAYDLTYIGMGLTTGEGVGAARYDGKTVTIDDWSAKLPNNGRNYATNQQGDRIHINNSFEYNNFKETWYTEPIKAGKPIWSRIYTWNSPDGAYISAATGRPIYDANKQLLGMVGADIHLLKLSEFLRRLDVSDLGQVFIVERNGMLIANSSKQETFLVINGEVKRVKATQSPDPIVKNTAKYLERKFNGFQSITAQKKLQLKLPKETQFLYVTPWSDQYGLDWLVVVNVPEKAFMAKISTNTQITILLCLAALVLATFIGYLTSNWVIQPILRINRASQVMASGNLEQTVNISKIEELNTLAQSFNYMAEQLRQSFAALENSKAELEDRVEERTTELKTALSELTRTQAQVIQNEKMSSLGQLVAGVAHEINNPVNFIHGNITHLSEYTQNLLQILHLYQECYPNKDPKIQALAEEIDLEFLIEDLDKILPSMKIGTERIRNIVLSLRNFSRMDEADFKTVDIHEGIESTLLILQYRLKDKPESPGIEVIRDYGNLPEVECYPGQLNQVLMNILVNAIDALEESSVNTQNSTVQKPQITIRTSACDSRWVEIAIADNGTGMPEQVKNRIFDPFFTTKPVGKGTGMGMAISYQIISEKHHGKLDCFSTPGQGTEFRIQIPVKQ